A genome region from Clostridium pasteurianum includes the following:
- a CDS encoding 3-hydroxyacyl-CoA dehydrogenase family protein, which translates to MVSNMKNIGVIGAGVIGKGVAQTFSQKGFYVNLIDVSDEILSQAKETIQNNVRLQNLFCKNKMENNYEDVLSRINFTTDYNSIKNSDFVVENVTEKWNIKKAVYEKIDKICPSNCIFMVNTSCISITKIAALTKRQSKIIGAHFMNPVPMKDTVETIRGLNTSDETIKKVEELFSDINKKCILVNDYPGFVSNRISHVFMNEAAFVVQDGVATPEKVDKIFKNCFGHKMGPLETADLIGLDTVMNSLDILFESYQDPKFRCCPLIRKMVYGGACGRKTGKGFYKY; encoded by the coding sequence ATGGTGAGTAATATGAAAAATATTGGAGTAATTGGTGCGGGAGTTATAGGAAAAGGTGTAGCGCAAACATTTTCACAAAAAGGATTTTATGTAAATTTGATTGATGTTTCAGATGAAATTTTGTCACAAGCAAAAGAAACTATACAGAATAATGTTAGATTACAAAATTTATTTTGCAAAAACAAAATGGAAAATAATTATGAAGATGTATTATCACGAATAAATTTTACTACTGATTACAATTCCATAAAAAATTCGGATTTTGTTGTAGAAAACGTCACAGAAAAATGGAATATTAAGAAAGCAGTTTATGAGAAAATAGATAAAATATGTCCAAGCAATTGCATATTTATGGTTAATACATCCTGTATATCTATAACTAAAATTGCAGCATTAACAAAGAGACAATCTAAAATAATTGGTGCTCATTTTATGAATCCAGTACCAATGAAAGATACAGTGGAAACTATAAGGGGACTTAATACTTCTGATGAAACCATAAAAAAGGTAGAAGAATTATTCTCAGATATTAATAAGAAATGCATTTTAGTAAATGATTATCCAGGATTTGTTTCAAATAGAATCTCGCATGTTTTTATGAATGAAGCTGCTTTTGTAGTACAGGACGGGGTTGCGACACCAGAAAAAGTAGATAAAATATTTAAGAACTGCTTTGGTCATAAAATGGGACCGCTTGAAACAGCAGATCTTATAGGACTTGATACAGTAATGAATTCATTGGATATACTTTTTGAAAGTTATCAGGATCCTAAGTTTAGATGCTGTCCATTAATTAGAAAAATGGTTTATGGTGGAGCCTGCGGAAGAAAAACGGGTAAAGGATTTTATAAGTATTAA
- a CDS encoding acyl-CoA dehydrogenase family protein: MMSLTPEQLKLQSEFKIFVDKYITPYAAKNDVEEILQENIINNIKKKGYLGSMIPSNFGGLGFDSVTIGILNEEVGKGCSSTRSLLTVHGMVAIAINRWGTKEQKKYWLPKLAKGELIGAFALTEPNVGSDANSIETTAVLDGENYILNGNKKWITMGQIADVFLVFAKINGKTTALLVNKRAKGFSIEPMKGLLGARASMIAKLKFENCIIPKENLIGREGMGLSHVGLYSLDYGRYTIACGCVGLAQACLNESLAYCRKRVQFKVALREHQLIQKMITEMIVNIQAARLLCYNAGQLRDLKDPDSIMETWNAKYFASKMANSVASYAVQIFGAKGLSKDYPIERYFRDARVNEIIEGSSQIHESLIAKNAFRYENL, from the coding sequence ATGATGTCGTTAACACCAGAACAATTAAAGCTACAGTCAGAATTTAAAATATTTGTAGATAAGTATATAACGCCTTACGCGGCTAAAAATGATGTAGAAGAAATTCTACAAGAAAATATCATTAACAATATTAAAAAGAAAGGTTACTTGGGTTCAATGATTCCAAGCAATTTTGGAGGTCTTGGCTTTGATTCTGTTACAATAGGCATATTAAACGAAGAAGTAGGAAAAGGATGTTCATCTACAAGATCACTCTTAACTGTACATGGAATGGTAGCAATTGCTATTAATAGATGGGGAACGAAAGAACAGAAAAAATATTGGCTTCCTAAGCTAGCAAAAGGAGAATTAATAGGCGCATTTGCACTTACAGAACCAAATGTGGGAAGTGATGCAAATAGTATAGAAACAACAGCTGTTTTGGATGGAGAAAATTATATTTTAAATGGCAATAAAAAGTGGATTACTATGGGACAAATTGCGGATGTTTTTTTAGTATTTGCAAAAATAAATGGAAAAACTACTGCACTTTTAGTTAACAAAAGAGCAAAAGGATTTTCTATAGAGCCAATGAAAGGTCTATTGGGTGCTAGAGCATCAATGATAGCTAAATTAAAATTTGAAAATTGTATTATTCCAAAAGAAAACTTAATTGGAAGAGAGGGAATGGGTTTATCCCATGTAGGACTTTATTCTTTAGATTATGGTAGATATACCATTGCATGTGGATGTGTAGGATTAGCACAAGCATGTTTAAATGAAAGTTTAGCCTATTGTAGAAAAAGAGTACAGTTTAAGGTTGCATTACGGGAGCACCAATTAATACAAAAGATGATAACCGAAATGATTGTAAATATACAGGCTGCTAGGCTCCTTTGCTATAATGCAGGACAATTAAGAGATTTAAAGGATCCCGATTCAATAATGGAAACTTGGAATGCTAAGTATTTTGCTTCAAAAATGGCTAATTCTGTAGCTAGCTATGCTGTGCAAATATTTGGAGCAAAAGGTTTATCTAAAGATTATCCAATCGAGAGATATTTTAGAGACGCAAGAGTAAATGAGATTATAGAAGGAAGCAGCCAAATACATGAGAGTTTAATAGCTAAAAATGCATTTAGATATGAAAACTTATAA
- a CDS encoding HAD-IIIC family phosphatase gives MGNVKSKREKIKCVVWDLDNTIWHGILSEDKNITINDKALEVIKELDNRGILQSIASKNDSDVAIKKLEKFGLADYFIYPQINWGPKSESIAVIAKSINIGIDTIAFVDDQSFELEEVKFTHPEVMCIDSSEIGKMLEMDEMNPKFITKDSKLRRSMYINDIKRNKIEEKFSGTKEEFLSSLNMKFKISEAKEEDLKRVEELTVRTHQLNTTGYTYSYDELNEFRVSNKYKLLVAELEDKFGGYGKIGLTLLECNEKCWTIKLFIMSCRVVSRGVGSVLLNYLMKLSKHNNVKLRAEFVPTDRNRMMYITYKFAGFKQIDKIGNITYLENNLDNIQEFPSYIEIEY, from the coding sequence ATGGGAAATGTTAAATCAAAAAGGGAAAAAATAAAATGTGTAGTATGGGATTTGGACAACACTATATGGCATGGAATTTTGAGTGAAGACAAAAATATAACGATTAATGATAAGGCTTTAGAGGTAATTAAAGAATTGGATAATAGGGGGATTTTACAATCTATAGCCAGTAAGAATGATAGTGATGTTGCTATAAAAAAGTTAGAAAAATTTGGATTAGCGGATTATTTTATATATCCGCAAATTAATTGGGGACCAAAATCAGAATCAATTGCTGTTATAGCTAAGTCTATAAATATAGGAATTGATACAATAGCTTTTGTTGATGATCAGAGTTTTGAGTTAGAGGAAGTAAAATTTACGCATCCCGAAGTTATGTGCATAGATTCTTCTGAGATAGGAAAAATGTTAGAAATGGATGAAATGAATCCTAAATTTATAACAAAAGATTCTAAGCTTCGTAGAAGTATGTATATCAATGATATAAAAAGAAATAAAATTGAAGAGAAATTTAGTGGTACCAAAGAAGAATTTTTATCTTCACTTAATATGAAATTTAAAATATCTGAAGCTAAAGAAGAAGATTTAAAGAGAGTAGAAGAACTTACGGTAAGAACTCATCAATTAAATACTACTGGATATACGTATTCGTATGATGAATTAAATGAATTTAGAGTTTCAAATAAATATAAGTTATTAGTGGCGGAATTAGAAGATAAATTTGGAGGATACGGGAAAATAGGATTAACGTTGTTGGAGTGTAATGAGAAATGTTGGACAATTAAATTATTTATAATGTCATGTAGGGTTGTGTCTAGAGGGGTAGGGAGTGTATTACTTAATTACCTAATGAAGTTGTCAAAACACAATAATGTGAAATTAAGAGCTGAATTTGTACCTACAGACAGAAATAGAATGATGTATATTACTTATAAGTTTGCTGGTTTTAAGCAGATAGATAAAATAGGTAATATTACATATTTAGAAAATAATTTAGATAACATTCAGGAATTTCCAAGTTATATAGAGATAGAATACTAA
- a CDS encoding acyl carrier protein has translation MEESKIKIKNFLSRYFTNYELKDDEDIFSLGFVNSLFAMQLVMFIEKEFSITIENEDLDLSNFKSINSMIKLIDSKRQSNK, from the coding sequence ATGGAAGAGTCAAAAATTAAAATTAAGAATTTCTTATCACGGTATTTTACTAATTATGAATTGAAGGATGACGAGGATATATTTTCATTAGGGTTTGTAAATTCTTTGTTTGCAATGCAATTAGTAATGTTTATTGAAAAGGAATTTTCAATAACAATTGAAAATGAAGACTTGGATCTAAGTAATTTTAAGTCAATAAATTCTATGATAAAGCTTATTGATAGTAAAAGGCAAAGTAACAAATAA